One genomic region from Octopus bimaculoides isolate UCB-OBI-ISO-001 chromosome 30, ASM119413v2, whole genome shotgun sequence encodes:
- the LOC106873717 gene encoding uncharacterized protein LOC106873717, translating to MMCNDSEVESCPGSEPVCRFALSMDGVKLKTEKSCSTYSQCVEAMRNNALTCNKWTKSRFCVGCCVGHLCNKNDFIGWTNSFVFRLIFKKFNEYTIPAENISRAMEHELLTVTGTFRVEYCG from the exons ATGATGTGCAATGATTCAGAAGTGGAAAGCTGTCCAGGATCAGAG CCAGTATGCCGATTCGCATTATCAATGGACGGTGTTAAACTGAAGACTGAAAAGTCCTGCAGCACATACAGCCAATGTGTTGAAGCTATGAGAAACAATGCCCTTACATGCAATAAATGGACCAAAAGCAGGTTTTGTGTTGGTTGTTGCGTCGGACACTTATGTAACAAGAATGATTTCATAG GCTGGACCAACTCCTTCGTATTTcgtttgatttttaaaaagttcAACGAATATACAATCCCTGCTGAGAACATATCAAGAGCC ATGGAGCATGAGTTATTAACGGTGACGGGAACATTCAGAGTTGAATATTGTGGGTAA